In the genome of Paenibacillus pabuli, the window TCGTCGGCTTACTGAGGGGAGAAACAAAGGGCCCCACGTTTGCACTTCGGGCAGATATGGACGCATTGCCTATACAAGATCAGAAGTCGGCTGAGTACAGTTCCCAGGTCGAAGGCAAGGCGCATCTGTGCGGTCATGATGCACATACAACCATTCTGATGGGAGCGGCTGAGCTGCTTACGAGCCTCGGTCGGCCAAAATCGGGCAATATCAAATTTGTGTTCCAGCCTGCGGAGGAAGGATTGGCAGGTGCGCGTGCGATGATTCAGGATGGTGTATTGGAAAATCCGAAAGTGGATGCCATTGCAGGATTACATATGACTCCGGGACAGGATACGGGGACCGTTGGAGTAAGTAAAGGTGTGGCGTTTGCGTCGGCCGATCGTTTGGTGATTCGCATACTTGGCAAGGGTGGACATGCTGCCAGGCCGCATGAAGGTATCGATGCCATTGCGGTATCTGCTCAGGTCATTACAGCACTACAAAATCTGGCTAGTCGTATGGTAGACCCGCTGGAGCCTGTTGTCGTTACAATCGGTAAAATAACCGGGGGCTACATGGGTACAGCCATTGCACCGGAGGTTGAGATGATCGGTACGGTTCGAACACTCTCTCCAGCCATTCGTGAACGCATGCCGGCGTTGATTGAACAAGTCGTAAGTGGTGTGTGCAGTTCGTTCGGGGCAGGTCACGAAGTCATCTATGGCGATGGCTACCCGGTTGTGGTTAACGATCTGGGTATGGTGGATTTGCTTACGGAAACTGTTGACGGCCTCGATTGGACGAAGGGTTGGAGCAGCATTCCACCTTCCACGGGCGGCGAGGATTTTGCGTTCTACTGTGAACAGATTCCGGGTGTTTTCTTCCGACTAGGTTCAGGTAACGAGGAAGAGCGAACCCGTTATCCGCTTCACCATCCGATGTTCGATCTGGATGAGACGGTGATGCCTTATGGTGTGGGCATGCTGTCCGCCGTAGCGCTTGAATATTTGGCAAGACACACAACTTCTGAGGGGGAGCATGGAAAATGAGAAAAAGACAATGGACAGGTATGTGGATTACCTTATTGGCTGTAGTATTAGTGCTTAGCGCTTGCGGTGGTAAGAGTGCTGGTACGAACAACGATTCGGCATCAAGTGAATCAGGAAGCGGAACATCTGCGAGCACTACGCTTACGATCGCAGCTGCTACGGATATTGAGAGCTTTGACCCGCACAACAACAACAATACATCCAGTGAAGCGGTGCTGGTCAACGTATTTGATTATCTGATCAAAAATGACAGTGAACAGAAGAAGGTTCCAGGTCTCGCGACTTCATGGGAGCAAGTGAATGACACAACCTGGCGCTTCAAGCTGCGTGAAGGCGTGACCTTCCATAATGGTGATCCATTCACTTCTGCCGATGTGAAGTATACGCTGGAGCGTGTAGCCAAAGACAATACATTGAAACAAAACAGTTACTTCAAAAACATCGTTGAAGTCAAAGCCGTCGATGAATATACGGTAGATATTATTACAGACGGACCGGACCCGCTGCTGCTTAATCGTCTGTCCAAAATGGGAGCCGGCATCTTGCCGGCAAAATATATTGAGGATAATGGTTTTGATTCTTTCCTCAAACAACCTGTTGGTACAGGTCCTTACAAATTCAGCAAATGGGCCAAAGATGATCGCGTTGAACTTGTGAAAAATGAAAACTATTTCGATGGTGAACCGAAATGGGATGAGGTTGTATTCCGCGTCATCCCCGAAGCTTCCACACGGGTATCTGAATTGCTGGCAGGTGGTGTTGATATCGCGGCCTCCATTCCGTCGACAGATATTGCCCGCATTGAAGGCGAGGCAGACAAGAAGATTGTCAAAGCGCCAATTCAGCGCGTACTTCAGTTAATTTTCCGTCAAACAGAGGGCAGCGTCACAGCTGATCCCAAGGTTCGGGAGGCTATTGATCTGGCGATTGACAAGCAGGGTATTGTAGACAGCATTGCCGGAGGTGCAGGGATCGTGACTCGCACATCCGTAACACCAGGCAACTTCGGGGCAGATCCTTCGTTGTACAAAACATCGCTTTATGATCAGGAGAAGGCGAAACAGCTGCTGCAGGAAGCGGGTTATGCGGAAGGTGAAGCAGAGATGACCATCTCGGTATCCTCCCAATACAAGGAGCCTGCTGAAGTTGTGGCAGCGATGCTGGAGCAGGTAGGTTTCAAAATCAATCTGGATGTGCTTGAGCCAAGTGCGTTCAGTGAACGTTACAGTTCCAAATCATTCAAGGAAATCTTCATGATCGGAATCGGGAACTCCCTCTTTGATGCTTCCAATAACTACAATCGTTACATGTTGGAAGAGGCCAAAGGAGAGTCGGATTATAACAATCCGGAAGTGGAGAAATTGCTCCAGTCTGCGCTGGTTAACATGGATCCGGCTTCAAGAGAGAAAGAGTATCAGCAAGTACAGCAAATTTTTGCTGAAGATCGTCCGGCTGTGTACTTGTACCAGATGGAAGGAGTATATGGCACCGATAACCGTGTGAACTTCGAGCCTCGCAGTGACGAGATGTTCTACGCCGACGAAATTACACCTGCACAGTAACATCAGGACGTAACAACCTGTTATGACAAGGATAAGCCGAGAACGGCAGGGACTGTACCACGTTCCTGCCGTTCTTTTTAAAAGGGAGGTGGACAGAGAATGGGCAAATATGTACTTAGGTCACTACTGCAGGTTATACCGGTTCTGTTCATTGTTTCATTAATCGTATTTATATTGGTTCGTGTGACGGGTGATCCGGTTGCTCTGATGCTGCCTGAAACAGCTACCGCGGAAGACCGCGTTGTATTAACGCAGGCACTTGGACTGGACCAGCCGTTATTTACACAGTACATGAAGTTCCTTGGCAGCGCTTTGCAGGGAGACTTCGGTCAATCTTTCCGTTACGGAGAACCAGCATTACAGCTCGTATTGGAACGATTGCCCGCCAGCTTTGAACTGGCTGTTGCAGCGATGTTTTTTGCCATTGTCATGGCTGTGCCGCTTGGAGTTGCTTCAGCAGTCAAACGTAATACGTTTACCGATCTGATCATCTCCGGGATATCGGTTATTGGTAAAGCGATGCCGAACTTTTGGATGGGCATTATGCTCATTTTGTTATTTTCAGTCATGTGGGGAGTTTTGCCCGTATCCGGCCGCGGCGGCGTATCACATTTGATATTGCCTGCCTTTACTCTTGGTGTCGGACTGGCCGCGCAGATGACGCGTCTGATTCGTTCCAGCATGCTGGAAATTCTGAGTCAGGATTATATCCGCACAGCACGGAGCAAAGGGCTTGGCCGGATGGTCGTGATTGGCAAACACGCGTTTCGCAACGGTTTGATTCCGGTTGTGACGATTATGAGTTTGCAGTTTACAAGCTTGATTGGCGGAACATTGATTACAGAGACCGTATTTTCCTGGCCCGGGCTGGGTCAGCTGCTGGTTGTTGCTGTCAATACCCACGATATGGCGATTGTTCAAGCTGCTGTTTTTGTCATTGCGTTTATCGTAGTTGTAACGAATATATTGACGGATGTGGCCTACCGGCTGCTTGATCCACGCATTAAATACGATTAGAAGGAGGTGCAATCGATGACAGGCAGCAATGAAATGCCAATGCCGGGTGCAGAACAGGGCCATAAGAATGTACGTACACCAACAGGACTTTGCTATATCTGGAGACAACTCATCGTCAGTAAGACCGGAATATTTGGCGCTGTGCTCGTTCTGTTGGTTGTGTTAATCGCTATATGTGCA includes:
- a CDS encoding M20 metallopeptidase family protein, whose product is MDQSQLFQLAQALQPKLIAWRRDFHRHPEIGYEEFRTSEIVAKHLESLGLEVTRNVGKTGVVGLLRGETKGPTFALRADMDALPIQDQKSAEYSSQVEGKAHLCGHDAHTTILMGAAELLTSLGRPKSGNIKFVFQPAEEGLAGARAMIQDGVLENPKVDAIAGLHMTPGQDTGTVGVSKGVAFASADRLVIRILGKGGHAARPHEGIDAIAVSAQVITALQNLASRMVDPLEPVVVTIGKITGGYMGTAIAPEVEMIGTVRTLSPAIRERMPALIEQVVSGVCSSFGAGHEVIYGDGYPVVVNDLGMVDLLTETVDGLDWTKGWSSIPPSTGGEDFAFYCEQIPGVFFRLGSGNEEERTRYPLHHPMFDLDETVMPYGVGMLSAVALEYLARHTTSEGEHGK
- a CDS encoding ABC transporter substrate-binding protein is translated as MRKRQWTGMWITLLAVVLVLSACGGKSAGTNNDSASSESGSGTSASTTLTIAAATDIESFDPHNNNNTSSEAVLVNVFDYLIKNDSEQKKVPGLATSWEQVNDTTWRFKLREGVTFHNGDPFTSADVKYTLERVAKDNTLKQNSYFKNIVEVKAVDEYTVDIITDGPDPLLLNRLSKMGAGILPAKYIEDNGFDSFLKQPVGTGPYKFSKWAKDDRVELVKNENYFDGEPKWDEVVFRVIPEASTRVSELLAGGVDIAASIPSTDIARIEGEADKKIVKAPIQRVLQLIFRQTEGSVTADPKVREAIDLAIDKQGIVDSIAGGAGIVTRTSVTPGNFGADPSLYKTSLYDQEKAKQLLQEAGYAEGEAEMTISVSSQYKEPAEVVAAMLEQVGFKINLDVLEPSAFSERYSSKSFKEIFMIGIGNSLFDASNNYNRYMLEEAKGESDYNNPEVEKLLQSALVNMDPASREKEYQQVQQIFAEDRPAVYLYQMEGVYGTDNRVNFEPRSDEMFYADEITPAQ
- a CDS encoding ABC transporter permease produces the protein MGKYVLRSLLQVIPVLFIVSLIVFILVRVTGDPVALMLPETATAEDRVVLTQALGLDQPLFTQYMKFLGSALQGDFGQSFRYGEPALQLVLERLPASFELAVAAMFFAIVMAVPLGVASAVKRNTFTDLIISGISVIGKAMPNFWMGIMLILLFSVMWGVLPVSGRGGVSHLILPAFTLGVGLAAQMTRLIRSSMLEILSQDYIRTARSKGLGRMVVIGKHAFRNGLIPVVTIMSLQFTSLIGGTLITETVFSWPGLGQLLVVAVNTHDMAIVQAAVFVIAFIVVVTNILTDVAYRLLDPRIKYD